A window from Theobroma cacao cultivar B97-61/B2 chromosome 3, Criollo_cocoa_genome_V2, whole genome shotgun sequence encodes these proteins:
- the LOC18605515 gene encoding RHOMBOID-like protein 3, which produces MPGDDIESRGGVVKRNRNNSNATSSGYTSSLTYMIEDTETQWTSWLVPMFVVANIAVFVVVMYVNNCPKQRHTRLVGKCVARFLGRFSFEPLRENPLFGPSSSTLKKLGALAWNKVVLKHQGWRLVTCIWLHAGVIHLLANMLSLVFIGIRLEQQFGFVRIGILYLLSGFGGSVLSSLFIQNSISVGASGALFGLLGAMLSELITNWTIYTNKAAALLTLLVVIAINLAIGILPHVDNFAHIGGFLTGFLLGFVLLPRPQCGWLERRNLPAGTRLKSKYRPYQYVLWLVSVVLLVVGFTVALVMLFRGENGNDHCHWCHYLSCVPTSRWNCNEN; this is translated from the exons ATGCCAGGGGACGACATAGAGAGCAGGGGAGGAGTGGTGAAGAGAAACCGCAATAACAGTAATGCTACAAGCAGCGGCTATACATCTTCATTAACTTACATGATAGAGGATACGGAGACGCAATGGACATCGTGGCTGGTACCTATGTTCGTGGTGGCTAATATTGCTGTTTTTGTTGTCGTTATGTATGTCAACAATTGTCCCAAGCAAAGGCATACGAGGCTTGTCGGCAAGTGTGTGGCGAGGTTTCTTGGTCGGTTTTCTTTTGAGCCTTTGAGAGAGAACCCACTTTTTGGTCCCTCTTCTTCTAC ATTGAAGAAGTTGGGAGCTCTTGCGTGGAACAAAGTTGTGCTTAAGCATCAAGGATGGAGGCTTGTAACTTGCATCTGGCTGCATGCTGGTGTTATTCATCTTCTTGCAAACATGCTGAGCCTGGTCTTCATTGGTATACGCCTTGAACAGCAGTTTGGGTTTG TGCGAATTGGAATTCTTTATCTCTTGTCAGGATTTGGTGGAAGTGTTCTCTCCTCTCTATTTATCCAAAACAGCATCTCTGTTGGTGCCTCTGGTGCTCTTTTTGGACTTCTTGGTGCAATGCTTTCTGAACTAATTACAAACTGGACCATATACACAAACAAG GCTGCAGCTCTGCTAACTCTTCTGGTTGTTATTGCCATTAACCTTGCAATAGGAATTTTGCCACATGTTGATAATTTTGCACATATTGGTGGGTTTTTGACTGGGTTCCTCCTTGGCTTTGTTCTTCTACCTCGTCCTCAGTGTGGGTGGTTAGAGCGTCGGAATCTTCCGGCTGGTACTCGTCTGAAATCCAAGTACAGGCCTTACCAATATGTCCTGTGGTTGGTTTCTGTGGTGCTGTTGGTTGTAGG ATTCACTGTTGCATTGGTAATGCTCTTTCGTGGAGAAAATGGAAATGATCATTGCCATTGGTGTCACTATCTGAGCTGTGTCCCCACCTCTAGATGGAATTGCAATGAAAACTAG
- the LOC18605514 gene encoding putative non-specific lipid-transfer protein 14, whose product MGGHGIMIGVLMLLSWAISTAAAVDCTTVTGLLSTCSAFITYGSPDPYPGSPCCDAVMNLNLIADSTDNRKSVCGCLMGLITTYNPNSTAIATLPGFCGVALGFTIDPNTDCNLLVIRVNDRAVFDKCSFHEWELQGMQGGSNEETYGGSNKKLPSATDRRTKILHKQ is encoded by the exons atggGGGGTCACGGAATAATGATAGGTGTGTTGATGTTGCTTTCATGGGCCATCTCAACAGCTGCTGCAGTGGACTGCACCACTGTGACAGGGCTACTCTCAACCTGCTCCGCCTTCATTACCTATGGATCACCCGATCCCTACCCGGGTTCACCATGTTGTGATGCTGTGATGAACCTGAACTTGATCGCTGACTCCACCGATAATAGGAAATCCGTTTGTGGGTGCTTGATGGGGCTCATTACCACTTACAATCCTAATTCCACCGCTATTGCTACTTTGCCAGGCTTTTGTGGAGTCGCACTGGGCTTCACCATTGATCCTAACACGGATTGCAACTT ACTTGTGATAAGGGTCAATGATCGTGCTGTTTTTGATAAATGCT CATTCCATGAATGGGAATTACAGGGGATGCAAGGTGGCTCTAATGAAGAGACGTATGGAGGATCAAATAAGAAGCTGCCTTCAGCTACAGATAGAAGGACAAAAATACTTCACAagcaataa
- the LOC18605513 gene encoding protein IQ-DOMAIN 14: protein MGLFRRLFGAKKSAQARPDRDRRRWSFARSSNPTSSSSHRDALSGSCDDTLDANKHAIAVAAATAAVAEAALAAAHAAAEVVRLTSGGGGAGGSNRRLAQEMAAVKIQSAFRGYLARRALRALKALVKLQALVRGHIVRKQTADMLRRMQTLVRLQARARASRAYVTKSFDSAGKMSQSRNAVPASSVKDECQLRAYSTKFDGPSILKRCGSNSNLGDIIDLEKARMGSNWLDRWMEESLWNNNRDVPLRHGHVDDEKSDKILEVDTWKPHLNTQQSNRNFRASQHGSALDYNHSFMTYDSPRKLSGKASNPLPNLTSAEVLALSSLKYPGGKDEAVLRTADNSPQVLSASSRPGSSARRSPFTPARSECSWGYLSGCSGHPNYMANTESSRAKYRSQSAPRQRLEFDKYGSTRRTFQGLWDSGTNSERDFPQHVDFRYRVHPASGGLNRLGSANQRE from the exons ATGGGTCTTTTCCGGCGACTCTTCGGCGCCAAGAAGTCCGCCCAAGCCCGCCCTGATAGAGACAGGAGGCGTTGGAGCTTTGCCAGATCTTCCAATCCCACGTCTTCAAGTTCGCATCGTGATGCTCTATCTGGTTCATGCGATGACACATTGGATGCCAACAAGCACGCCATAGCAGTGGCAGCTGCCACTGCTGCTGTAGCTGAGGCTGCTCTCGCGGCAGCGCATGCAGCGGCTGAGGTTGTTAGGCTAACAAGTGGAGGTGGCGGGGCCGGTGGGAGCAACAGACGCCTCGCACAGGAGATGGCGGCTGTTAAGATACAGTCCGCTTTTCGAGGTTATCTG GCACGGAGGGCACTAAGGGCATTGAAAGCATTGGTGAAGCTTCAAGCACTAGTGAGAGGCCACATTGTGAGAAAGCAAACAGCAGACATGCTTAGGCGGATGCAAACGTTGGTCAGACTGCAAGCTCGAGCCCGTGCCAGTCGTGCTTATGTGACAAAATCTTTTGATTCTGCCGGCAAGATGTCCCAATCACGAAATGCT GTCCCTGCAAGCTCTGTAAAAGATGAATGCCAACTCCGTGCTTATAGTACTAAGTTTGATGGGCCCTCAATCCTCAAG AGATGTGGTTCAAATTCCAACCTGGGGGACATCATTGATCTAGAGAAAGCACGGATGGGTTCAAATTGGTTAGACCGTTGGATGGAGGAAAGTTTATGGAACAACAACAGAGATGTTCCACTTAGACATgggcatgttgatgatgagaAGAGTGACAAAATCCTTGAAGTAGATACTTGGAAGCCTCACTTGAACACCCAACAAAGCAACAGGAACTTTAGGGCATCTCAGCATGGTTCAGCCTTGGATTATAACCACAGCTTTATGACGTACGACTCACCAAGAAAACTATCAGGAAAAGCTTCAAATCCCTTACCAAATCTCACTTCAGCAGAAGTTTTAGCATTAAGCTCTCTGAAATATCCTGGAGGAAAAGATGAAGCAGTTTTAAGGACCGCCGACAACAGCCCACAAGTGCTTTCTGCATCATCTAGACCTGGAAGTAGTGCTAGGAGAAGTCCTTTCACACCCGCAAGAAGTGAGTGCTCATGGGGCTATTTAAGTGGATGTTCTGGTCATCCCAATTACATGGCTAACACGGAATCATCCAGGGCCAAGTATCGGTCCCAGAGTGCCCCGAGGCAGAGGCTAGAGTTTGACAAATATGGTTCAACCAGACGAACTTTTCAGGGGTTGTGGGATTCGGGGACTAATTCAGAAAGAGATTTTCCTCAGCATGTTGACTTCAGGTACAGAGTCCATCCAGCTTCTGGTGGCTTGAATAGGCTTGGTAGTGCCAACCAAAGGGAATGA
- the LOC18605517 gene encoding 60S ribosomal protein L24, which produces MVLKTELCRFSGAKIYPGKGIRFVRSDSQVFLFANSKCKRYFHNRLKPSKLTWTAMYRKQHKKDIAAEAVKKRRRTTKKPYSRSIVGATLEVIQKRRTEKPEVRDAAREAALREIKERIKKTKDEKKAKKAELMSKQQKTQSKGSLPKGAAPKGPKLGGGGGKR; this is translated from the exons ATGGTTCTCAA GACTGAACTATGCCGCTTCAGTGGGGCCAAGATATACCCTGGTAAGGGTATCAGATTTGTTCGCTCAGATTCTCAG GTCTTCCTCTTTGCCAACTCCAAATGCAAGAGGTACTTCCACAACCGTCTCAAGCCATCGAAACTTACCTGGACAGCAATGTACAGAAAGCAGCATAAGAAG GACATTGCTGCAGAGGCAGTTAAGAAGAGGCGTCGCACCACAAAAAAGCCCTACTCGAGGTCCATTGTTGGTGCCACACTAGAGGTAATTCAGAAGAGAAGAACTGAGAAACCTGAAGTGCGAGATGCTGCACGGGAAGCTGCTCTACG TGAAATTAAAGAGAGGATCAAGAAAACTAAGGATGAAAAGAAGGCTAAAAAGGCTGAGCTAATGTCCAAGCAACAAAAGACTCAAAGTAAAGGTAGTTTGCCCAAGGGTGCTGCACCAAAAGGCCCCAAGcttggtggtggtggtggaaaGCGCTGA
- the LOC18605512 gene encoding cytochrome P450 87A3 encodes MPCSLLCIAVIFLGIALWIYNWRNPRCNGKLPPGSMGLPIVGESFQFFSPYTTSDVSPFIKKRMDRYGSLFRTSLVGRKIVVSTDPEVNRFIFQQEGRLVQTWYMDSFDDIVGKDNILSSHGFLHKYLRNLILNLFGSKSLKERLLSETEELTVKNLQLWSCEPGVELKQAMATMIYNFTVKKLFSCNDPRSAKKLRACYSAFLDGLISFPLNIPGTAYWKCLQGRNKAMKVIKSMLEERRASPKRQQKDFLDIVVEEMKKAETILSEQTALDLLFALPFAAFESASSAVVLALQYLRNNPLALAELTQEHEAILTERETKDSGITWKEYKSMTFTHMVINETIRLGNIVPAIFRKVVKDVEVKGYTIPAGWIILACTPAVHLNSEIYEDPLSFNPWRWKGRELNAGSKFFMGFGSGVRLCAGAEFVKLQMSIFLHHLVTKYRWTVIKEGDAARQPGLVFPEGFHVQISKKNSCQNVAEL; translated from the exons ATGCCGTGTTCTCTGCTATGCATAGCAGTAATTTTTTTAGGCATAGCGCTTTGGATTTACAACTGGAGGAACCCAAGGTGCAATGGGAAGCTCCCACCAGGTTCCATGGGTTTACCAATTGTCGGAGAGTCATTTCAGTTCTTTTCTCCCTACACCACATCCGATGTTTCCCCTTTCATCAAAAAGAGAATGGACAG GTATGGTTCGTTGTTTCGAACTAGCCTTGTTGGTCGGAAGATTGTTGTTTCCACTGATCCTGAAGTCAACCGCTTCATTTTCCAACAAGAAGGGAGATTGGTTCAAACCTGGTACATGGACAGCTTTGACGACATCGTTGGGAAGGATAATATTCTCTCCAGTCACGGGTTTCTGCACAAGTACctgagaaatttgattttgaacctTTTTGGCTCTAAAAGCCTGAAAGAAAGACTTCTTTCTGAAACAGAGGAATTAACCGTCAAAAATCTGCAGTTGTGGTCTTGCGAGCCTGGAGTGGAACTGAAACAAGCCATGGCAACC ATGATATATAATTTTACTGTGAAGAAGCTATTTAGTTGCAATGATCCAAGGTCCGCCAAGAAGCTAAGAGCATGCTATTCAGCTTTCCTGGATGGTTTGATATCCTTTCCTCTAAACATCCCTGGAACGGCTTACTGGAAATGTTTACAG GGACGTAACAAAGCAATGAAGGTTATAAAGAGTATGTTGGAGGAGAGGCGTGCATCACCAAAGAGACAACAGAAAGATTTTCTTGATATCGTAGtggaagaaatgaagaaagctGAAACTATCCTATCAGAACAGACGGCTTTAGATTTACTGTTTGCTCTTCCTTTTGCTGCTTTTGAATCTGCATCCTCCGCTGTTGTATTAGCTCTTCAGTATCTTCGCAACAACCCACTAGCGCTAGCAGAATTAACC CAAGAACATGAAGCAATCTTAACTGAAAGGGAAACGAAGGATTCTGGAATCACTTGGAAAGAATATAAATCAATGACTTTTACACATATG GTTATCAATGAAACTATCAGGCTGGGAAATATTGTCCCAGCAATTTTCAGGAAAGTGGTCAAAGACGTAGAAGTAAAAG GTTATACAATTCCTGCAGGTTGGATTATTTTGGCTTGTACACCTGCTGTTCATTTGAACTCTGAAATATATGAGGATCCCCTTTCCTTCAATCCATGGCGATGGAAG GGGCGAGAACTGAATGCGGgttctaaattttttatggGTTTTGGGAGTGGCGTGAGACTTTGTGCTGGAGCAGAATTCGTGAAGCTGCAAATGTctattttccttcatcatttggTCACAAAGTACAG GTGGACAGTGATCAAGGAAGGAGATGCTGCTAGACAGCCCGGCCTGGTGTTTCCAGAGGGTTTCCACGTTCAAATCTCCAAGAAAAATTCCTGCCAGAATGTTGCAGAACTGTGA